A genomic region of Pseudochaenichthys georgianus chromosome 12, fPseGeo1.2, whole genome shotgun sequence contains the following coding sequences:
- the ccdc62 gene encoding coiled-coil domain-containing protein 62 → MDEGKVNGRASACFPWSNDTSAELWHSTPVKKINGGDSLDAIPLSVSSSFKMDSTAKQWATLTPPIPAAEFPVNDPSGCTIQRQRRELQLLMAELKDRERELNTMAASHHKHLLAWEQDRQRVLALEQRCARLEHELQKRNEVIRVLTKRVWVVETREEEVQKELSLAKQKLCEQQNISQKYQDFEEKNQSLNSTVMALSTQVGSLQVREEELSSMLKLKENDVVEASGHVVDLTARLRDLETSLTESCSRESKLQRDSEENKRRCKEARHEITHLKEDLQQQVTQSSTQREEIIRLKQELQLLRRDVALSGEGDSWRDELLELARSKQERTMSELHCIRQVCDNQRNDLQLLQLNLESTRDILREKTSQGIPGSQEELRCLCVDRQSPPSPRVKNSRLLNDAPSPPAANLHTRVHSDLQDFSAHSIDGDDPLSSCSLQQMLNESKQVTCSVHSNSVHTMSCGTTEPLYSHKSPASHNDHHHHHTVSPTYKATETPPKACPRHHRPFGRLDFD, encoded by the exons TTTCCCCTGGTCAAATG ATACTTCAGCTGAGCTCTGGCACAGCACACCAGTTAAAAAG ATAAATGGTGGTGATTCTCTGGATGCCATTCCACTCTCTGTCTCAAGCAGCTTCAAGATGGACAGCACAGCAAAACAGTGGGCCACACTAACACCTCCTATaccagcagcagag TTTCCTGTGAATGACCCGAGTGGCTGCACCATCCAGAGGCAGAGGAGGGAGCTCCAGCTGCTGATGGCGGAGCTGAAGGACAGGGAAAGGGAGCTGAACACTATGGCTGCCTCCCATCACAAGCATCTTCTTGCCTGGGAACAAGACCGGCAGAGGGTGCTCGCCTTGGAGCAAAGGTGTGCCCGTTTAGAAC atGAGTTGCAGAAGCGTAACGAGGTGATCAGAGTCCTGACTAAGCGTGTGTGGGTGGTGGAAaccagagaggaggaggtccAGAAGGAGCTCAGCTTAGCCAAACAGAAGCTCTGTGAGCAGCAGAACATCAGCCAAAAATATCAAGACTTTGAG GAGAAGAACCAGAGTCTGAACTCCACTGTCATGGCTCTGTCCACTCAAGTcggctctctgcaggtcagggAGGAAGAACTGAGCTCCATGCTCAAACTCAAG GAGAACGATGTAGTTGAGGCCTCTGGTCATGTGGTCGACCTCACAGCGAGGCTAAGAGATCTGGAGACGTCGCTAACGGAGAGTTGCTCCCGAGAGAGCAAACTCCAGAGAGACTCAGAGGAAAACAAACGTCGCTGCAAAGAGGCCAGGCATGAGATCACACACCTTAAAG AGGATCTGCAGCAGCAGGTCACACAGAGCAGCACTCAGAGGGAAGAGATCATCCGTCTGAAACAGGAGCTCCAGCTGCTGCGCAGAGATGTGGCCTTGTCAG GTGAGGGAGACAGCTGGAGAGACGAGCTGCTGGAACTGGCTCGCTCCAAACAGGAACGCACCATGTCAGAGCTGCACTGCATACGGCAG GTGTGCGATAATCAGCGTAATGACCTGCAGCTGCTGCAGTTAAACCTGGAGAGTACCCGGGATATTCTGCGGGAGAAGACCAGTCAGGGAATACCGGGCAG TCAGGAGGAGTTGAGGTGTCTCTGTGTGGACAGACAGTCCCCTCCATCACCCAGAGTGAAGAACTCCAGACTTTTAAATGATGCCCCCTCTCCACCAGCAGCCAATCTGCACACCAGGGTTCACAGTGACCTGCAAGACTTCTCTGCACACTCCATTGAT GGTGATGATCCTCTGTCCAGCTGTTCTCTGCAGCAGATGTTAAATGAGTCCAAGCAGGTCACTTGCTCTGTTCACAGTAACAGTGTTCACACTATGAGCTGTGGGACCACTGAACCCCTTTACTCACATAAGAGCCCGGCATCCCACAatgaccaccaccaccaccacacagTCTCCCCGACCTACAAG GCCACTGAGACTCCACCCAAAGCCTGCCCTCGTCACCACCGGCCATTTGGAAGGCTTGATTTTGACTGA
- the LOC117456260 gene encoding huntingtin-interacting protein 1-related protein-like — MSKTKNKSENKTEKALAAEKEQFAKQQLHSISKTLVSGETPLKEKYVRNIIMGTYKESGAATFWSYTLNLPLSSNSMICWKFCYLLHKVLRGGQRNVVRDSHRYCRNVKDMGVLWGSLHDRYGQIVALSAKFLCLKMEFHAKHKLIPGNLEASDETLDKETGNDKNKVLDMTQELMDYLDAGLKMEETVLRQLDANGAKSDTPAGQCRLTPLIPLILDCSFLYHFTVLLMFKLHSCMAPDILLGHRERFRDLFNSLKQFFDRARETEFFKTFIQIPDLPDAPPNFLRASALAEYKRAVVVIPNEDRTDRDEAEQQPETRDAPQMPQYYLPNQMGAQDVPVDQRETENEGLKRELQALRPELQLIKSEARRCLTELKSQVNRLEAEVEEERNYKQMAMVEKEHLRMEVEGLRCANVANVGAQIGYKEADHRAQSAELRFTQLKERHAELITSHADLMKKNAETVKLFSGTKHGHDDLLRSKQQLEIELENLRRENSNMMNQQQQEFQRLNQELLEQRAQLALLRSTLDNKDMEGSQVSSSLAALHAEREVLLRSAREKDAELSSLRQQAQQQQGSQDLERDRLLRELEALRAQLQQQLTINAEQKLEIDRLRRELDSTRSELNRANGALQSREMSGTQLSSSIAGLQAEREVLLRSMRDQEAELNSLRQQAQLHHSSLEQERQRSSMEVGSLHAQIQQQACREGELTQKLQDEQFCLLQCAVVEAEGIILDAVAKLDDPIHLSCISSPDYLINRAEITLGSIDKMQQSHVVYLGNRNDASGLLRAVTQFSHLTADTIVNGAAASHSAPTDQADCLTDSCRDCANHCLQFLKDLKIQASLQRADPSAVRFTVQRLLGLAQGLRPTGQDLQKGELEYLVDKEMIATSTAIEEAVLRMGEIMNQAKKDTSGIKLEVNQSILGSCSDLMKAVHMLVTASADLQKDIVEGGRGAASVTEFYGKNSRWTEGLISASKAVGWGATQLLDSADRVVAEKGAYEELIACSHEIAASTAQLLAASKVKADRNNKKLQTLKQASRHVNDMAAVVVTSTKHGQEKISDPVLMDFSGRSLIKLKTEEMETQVRVLQLESQLEQERVRLGELRKRHYELHSSVDEADEDPDSFPPPPPPTLLDSPTANQSIPQTQPYITTHTNPFAPSQTQPQSYTPTLPQAQTYTPSTSSQIYTPSLTTTSSQIYTPSLTTTSSQIYTPSLTTTSSQIYTPSLTTTSSQIYTPSLTSTSSQLYTPSQTSISSQIHTPSQTYTPPQTYTPSQPFIPSQPYTPQPYTPQPYTPQPYIPQPYTTYLNPQSYSLSTPSTQTSPSLSRPQSPSLARADPQNAETVKPASRKPNIFTKSGNLLKNAFKRGETGTGES; from the exons ATGAGCAAAACGAAGAACAAAAGCGAAAATAAGACGGAAAAAGCGTTGGCTGCTGAGAAAGAGCAGTTCGCTAAACAACAg CTCCACAGCATCAGCAAAACTCTCGTCTCAGGAGAAACTCCACTTAAAGAGAAATATGTGCGCA ATATTATCATGGGAACGTATAAGGAGAGTGGAGCTGCCACCTTCTGGTCCTACACCCTCAACCTGCCTCTCTCCAGCAACTCCATGATCTGCTGGAAGTTCTGCTACCTGCTGCACAAAGTGCTCCGGGGGGGACAGAGAAAT GTCGTTAGAGACTCTCACAGATACTGCCGCAACGTCAAAGATATGGGCGTTCTCTGG GGAAGCTTGCATGATCGATACGGCCAAATTGTTGCACTGTCTGCAAAATTCCTCTGCCTCAAAATGGAATTTCATGCAAAG CACAAGCTGATCCCAGGCAACCTGGAGGCCAGTGATGAGACTTTGGACAAGGAAACAGGAAATGACAAAAACAAAGT GTTGGATATGACGCAGGAACTGATGGATTACCTGGATGCTGGACTGAAGATGGAGGAGACAG TTCTGCGTCAGCTTGATGCCAACGGCGCCAAATCTGATACTCCAGCTGGACAGTGCAGACTGACTCCTCTGATTCCTCTGATACTGGACTGCAGCTTCCTCTACCACTTCactgtcctgctgatgttcaaacTGCACAGCT GCATGGCTCCCGATATTCTTCTTGGACATCGAGAGCGGTTCCGAGATCTTTTTAACAG CCTCAAACAATTCTTTGACAGAGCCAGAGAAACTGAGTTTTTTAAAACTTTCATCCAGATCCCAGATCTCCCTGAT GCTCCACCAAACTTCCTCCGCGCTTCTGCCTTGGCTGAATATAAGAGGGCGGTGGTGGTGATACCTAACGAGGACCGTACCGACAGAGATGAGGCGGAACAGCAACCAGAGACCAGAGATGCACCACAGATGCCACAG TACTATTTGCCAAACCAAATGGGAGCACAGGATGTTCCAGTGGACCAAAGGGAAACCGAAAACGAGGGTCTGAAGAGAGAGCTGCAGGCGCTCAGACCAGAACTACAGCTCATCAAGTCTGAG GCTCGGAGGTGTTTAACTGAGTTGAAGTCTCAGGTGAATCGCCTGGAGGCCGAGGTCGAGGAGGAGCGTAACTACAAACAGATggccatggtggagaaggagcaCCTGCGGATGGAGGTGGAGGGCTTACGGTGCGCTAATGTCGCCAACGTCGGGGCTCAGATCGGATACAAGGAGGCAGACC ATCGAGCTCAGTCAGCAGAGCTTCGTTTCACTCAACTCAAAGAGAGACATGCGGAGCTCATCACCAGCCACGCTGACTTAATGAAGAAG AATGCAGAAACAGTGAAGTTGTTCTCTGGTACAAAACATGGTCACGATGATTTGCTGAGAAGCAAACAGCAGCTTGAAATCGAGCTGGAAAATCTACGGCGGGAGAACAGCAACATG AtgaatcagcagcagcaggagttTCAGCGCCTCAACCAAGAGCTTCTGGAGCAAAGAGCCCAGCTGGCTCTCCTTCGCAGTACGCTGGACAACAAAGACATG GAGGGGTCTCAGGTCAGCAGCAGCCTGGCAGCTCTGCATGCAGAGCGGGAGGTACTGCTGCGCTCAGCTCGAGAGAAAGACGCAGAGCTCTCCTCGCTGAGACAGCaggcccagcagcagcagggctcCCAGGACCTGGAGAGGGACCGCCTGCTCCGAGAGCTGGAAGCCCTCAGGGCGCAGCTGCAGCAACAG CTGACCATCAATGCAGAGCAGAAGTTGGAGATCGACCGTCTGAGGCGAGAGCTGGACTCGACACGGTCGGAGTTAAATCGTGCAAACGGCGCCCTGCAGAGCAGAGAAATG AGTGGGACCCAGCTGAGCAGTTCTATAGCAGGGTTGCAGGCGGAGAGGGAGGTGCTGCTGCGCTCCATGAGggaccaggaggcggagctgAACTCCCTGCGCCAGCAGGCCCAGCTCCACCACAGCTCCCTGGAGCAGGAGAGGCAGAGGAGCAGCATGGAAGTGGGCAGTCTGCATGCCCAGATACAGCAACAG GCGTGTCGTGAGGGTGAGCTGACCCAGAAGCTGCAGGACGAGcagttctgtctgctgcagtgtgCTGTGGTGGAGGCCGAGGGCATCATACTGGACGCTGTGGCCAAACTGGACGACCCCATTCACCTCAGCTGCATCAGCTCACCTG ATTATTTGATAAACCGAGCTGAAATCACTCTGGGTTCTATTGACAAAATGCAGCAGAGTCACGTGGTTTACCTGGGAAACAGGAATG ATGCCAGTGGTTTGCTGAGAGCGGTCACACAGTTCTCCCACCTCACTGCTGACACCATTGTCAACGGAGCAGCAGCATCTCACTCTGCTCCCACCGACCAGGCCGACT GTTTGACTGACAGCTGTCGGGATTGTGCGAATCACTGCCTTCAGTTCTTGAAAGATCTAAAGATTCAGGCCAGTTTACAGCGAGCAGATCCCTCCGCCGTGCGCTTCACTGTCCAACGCCTCCTCGGGTTGGCACAG GGTCTGCGTCCAACAGGGCAGGATCTGCAAAAAGGAGAGCTGGAATACCTGGTGGATAAAGAAATGATCGCCACATCAACTGCCATTGAAGAGGCTGTGCTGAGAATGGGC GAGATAATGAATCAGGCAAAGAAAGACACTTCTGGCATCAAACTGGAGGTCAACCAGAG TATCCTGGGATCCTGTTCAGACCTGATGAAG GCCGTTCACATGCTGGTTACAGCTTCTGCTGACCTGCAAAAAGACATTGTGGAAGGAGGCAGG GGAGCAGCGTCTGTTACAGAATTTTATGGCAAGAACTCTCGCTGGACAGAGGGACTCATCTCTGCCTCTAAAGCTGTTGGCTGGGGCGCCACACAGCTGCT AGACTCAGCGGACCGGGTGGTGGCTGAAAAAGGAGCGTACGAGGAGCTCATTGCGTGTTCACATGAGATCGCTGCGAGCACAGCTCAGCTCCTTGCTGCCTCAAAG GTGAAGGCCGACCGTAACAACAAGAAGCTGCAGACCCTGAAGCAGGCCTCGCGCCACGTTAATGACATGGCTGCTGTGGTCGTCACCTCCACCAAACACGGGCAGGAGAAGATCTCTGACCCAG TTTTGATGGACTTCTCTGGCAGATCTTTGATCAAACTGAAAACAGAGGAGATGGAAACTCAG GTGCGGGTGCTGCAGCTGGAGAGCCAGCTGGAGCAGGAGAGGGTCCGTCTGGGGGAGCTGAGGAAGAGGCACTACGAGCTCCACTCCTCTGTCGATGAAGCAGACGAAGATCCCGACAGcttcccaccaccaccaccacctacTCTGCTCGATTCCCCGACAGCAAATCAGTCCATCCCACAGACACAGCCTTACATAACCACACATACTAATCCATTTGCACCGTCTCAAACACAGCCTCAGTCATACACACCAACACTACCACAGGCACAAACCTACACCCCTTCCACCTCTTCTCAAATCTACACCCCTTCCCTAACTACCACCTCTTCTCAAATCTACACCCCTTCCCTAACTACCACCTCTTCTCAAATATACACCCCTTCCCTAACTACCACCTCTTCTCAAATCTACACCCCTTCCCTAACTACCACCTCTTCTCAAATATACACCCCTTCCTTAACTTCCACTTCTTCTCAACTCTACACTCCTTCCCAGACTTCTATTTCCTCTCAAATCCACACCCCTTCCCAAACGTATACCCCTCCTCAGACCTACACACCTTCTCAGCCTTTCATTCCATCTCAGCCCTACACACCTCAGCCCTACACACCTCAGCCCTACACACCTCAGCCCTACATACCTCAGCCCTACACGACTTATTTAAACCCTCAGTCTTACTCGCTATCAACGCCCTCCACTCAAACCTCCCCCAGCCTCTCTCGGCCTCAGTCTCCGTCTCTGGCCCGGGCAGACCCGCAGAACGCAGAGACCGTCAAACCAGCCTCAAGAAAACCCAACATCTTTACCAAATCTGGAAACTTGTTGAAGAATGCG tTCAAAAGAGGTGAAACTGGAACAGGGGAGTCTTGA